In Tripterygium wilfordii isolate XIE 37 chromosome 23, ASM1340144v1, whole genome shotgun sequence, one genomic interval encodes:
- the LOC119993839 gene encoding cyclic dof factor 1-like translates to MNGGNMSESKDTAIKLFGAKIQVPETQIPVMSKVKGLNNGSEIITVESADTRELDKSSALGCVKEENKSLVHGNKTLLNGKPDEDQVETNSTDQEKVFKKPDKIYPCPRCNSLETKFCYFNNYNVNQPRHFCKNCQRYWTAGGTMRNVPIGAGRRKNKHLATQYRQVLVSSEGVPIARIDGADSSNCQLLLPSETAATFRPSTGNGMVLKFGPDAPLCESMETVLSLRDQKRGVERGSVSCGGSGEEPSSCGSSMTFSSIRGNGMPENVIRKDQVGLPEACNNVSTPNLLQCYHAPPLVFPWSPDLNNVAPMAAPRSAERADLPISSNRNPVQWCPTPMLAVPGFCPPGIPLQFIPASYWGCTPMWPAGTGNVSLASSNGCLSPLSSTSTSCCSGNGSPALGKHSRDAIIFNEDKADKCVLVPKTLRIDDPDEASRSPIWATLGIKPNQKDSSSKAAIPKTSENGSGEEHASEATHILEANPAALSRSHTFQEST, encoded by the exons ATGAACGGTGGAAATATGTCTGAGTCCAAAGATACAGCTATTAAGCTCTTCGGAGCCAAGATTCAGGTCCCCGAAACCCAGATTCCGGTCATGTCCAAAGTCAAG GGCTTGAACAACGGCAGTGAAATAATAACTGTTGAATCTGCTGACACCAGAGAGCTAGATAAGTCTTCTGCTTTAGGGTGtgtgaaagaagaaaacaaaagtctGGTGCATGGAAACAAAACATTGCTTAATGGTAAGCCCGATGAAGATCAGGTAGAGACGAATAGTACAGATCAAGAGAAGGTTTTTAAGAAGCCAGACAAGATCTACCCATGTCCACGCTGTAATAGTTTAGAAACTAAGTTCTGTTACTTCAATAATTATAATGTCAATCAACCAAGGCATTTCTGCAAGAATTGCCAGAGATATTGGACAGCCGGTGGTACAATGAGAAATGTTCCTATTGGGGCCGGAAGGAGGAAGAATAAGCACTTGGCTACCCAATACCGTCAGGTACTAGTGTCTTCTGAAGGAGTACCAATTGCTAGAATAGATGGTGCAGACTCATCGAATTGCCAACTTTTGCTACCCAGTGAAACTGCTGCCACCTTCAGGCCTTCAACTGGAAATGGGATGGTTCTGAAATTTGGTCCTGATGCTCCTCTATGTGAATCCATGGAAACTGTGCTTAGTCTTAGAGACCAGAAGAGAGGTGTGGAGAGGGGTTCTGTTAGTTGTGGAGGAAGTGGGGAGGAGCCATCCTCATGTGGATCTTCCATGACATTTTCAAGTATCAGGGGAAATGGCATGCCGGAAAATGTCATACGTAAGGATCAAGTTGGTTTGCCAGAAGCTTGTAATAATGTCAGTACGCCAAATCTTCTACAATGTTACCATGCACCTCCATTGGTTTTCCCTTGGAGTCCAGATCTAAACAATGTGGCTCCCATGGCAGCACCACGATCCGCTGAACGTGCTGACTTACCAATAAGTAGCAATCGGAATCCAGTTCAGTGGTGCCCCACACCGATGCTGGCAGTTCCTGGCTTTTGTCCACCAGGCATTCCATTACAATTCATACCTGCTTCATATTGGGGTTGCACGCCTATGTGGCCTGCTGGAACAGGAAATGTGTCATTGGCTAGCTCCAATGGTTGCCTTTCTCCGTTGTCCTCTACTAGCACCAGTTGCTGTTCAGGCAATGGCTCACCAGCTTTGGGCAAGCATTCCAGAGATGCAATTATTTTCAACGAAGATAAAGCAGATAAATGTGTTTTGGTTCCGAAAACACTGAGAATTGATGACCCAGATGAAGCTTCAAGGAGTCCAATATGGGCTACATTGGGCATTAAGCCAAACCAAAAGGATTCCTCATCAAAAGCTGCTATCCCAAAAACATCTGAAAATGGATCAGGAGAGGAACATGCATCGGAAGCTACTCATATATTGGAAGCAAACCCAGCTGCTCTTTCTCGCTCTCACACGTTCCAAGAAAGCACCTAA
- the LOC119993840 gene encoding peroxidase 44-like, translating to MSKMGVMKVSVLLFLFVLLPHVFADLRFGFYSSTCPRAESVVRAVVQRRFASDRSITAALLRMHFHDCFVNGCDASILIDSTPTTQSEKEGGPNQTVREYELIDEIKKALEAACPSTISCADIITLATRDAISLAGGPNYKVPTGRLDGLVSNAADVNLPGPGSSVSGIIQTFRAKGLTLNDMVTLLGAHTVGVAHCRFFQDRLSGPDPTMDPNLATKLNQICGSQSSSDFGPSAFLDQNTSFVFDNEYYNQIRLNKGILQIDQALASDRSTAGIVSSFASNGVAFGQNFAKAMVKMGNLVNNVGEIRKNCRVFNPKPQQQKGSKKF from the exons ATGTCCAAAATGGGAGTCATGAAGGTCTCGGTTTTGCTCTTCTTGTTTGTTCTTCTTCCTCATGTGTTTGCGGATTTAAGGTTTGGGTTTTACAGCTCTACTTGTCCGCGAGCGGAGTCAGTTGTCCGCGCGGTTGTGCAAAGGCGATTTGCCAGCGATAGATCGATCACCGCCGCCTTGCTTCGCATGCATTTTCATGATTGTTTCGTTAAT GGTTGTGATGCGTCTATTCTAATAGATTCAACTCCAACAACACAATCAGAGAAAGAAGGAGGACCAAACCAAACTGTACGTGAGTATGAGCTCATCGACGAAATTAAGAAAGCCTTAGAGGCGGCATGTCCTTCAACTATCTCATGCGCTGATATAATCACCCTAGCCACCCGCGACGCGATATCTTTAGCCGGAGGACCCAATTACAAAGTACCAACCGGTAGACTCGACGGGCTAGTCTCAAACGCCGCGGATGTGAACTTGCCGGGACCAGGGTCTAGTGTCTCAGGCATAATACAAACATTTAGAGCTAAAGGACTAACCCTAAATGACATGGTCACACTCTTGGGTGCACACACAGTTGGTGTTGCTCATTGTAGGTTTTTCCAAGATAGGCTCAGTGGGCCGGATCCAACCATGGACCCCAATCTGGCTACCAAGCTCAATCAAATTTGTGGGTCACAGTCCAGTTCGGATTTCGGCCCATCAGCATTTTTGGACCAAAACACATCATTTGTGTTTGATAATGAGTATTACAACCAAATTCGTTTGAACAAAGGTATATTACAGATTGATCAAGCTCTTGCTTCGGATAGATCTACGGCTGGTATCGTTTCGAGTTTCGCATCCAATGGTGTGGCGTTCGGACAAAATTTTGCTAAGGCAATGGTGAAAATGGGAAATCTTGTCAATAATGTTGGAGAGATTAGAAAGAATTGCAGAGTTTTCAATCCTAAGCCGCAACAGCAGAAGGGGTCAaagaaattttaa
- the LOC119992675 gene encoding transcription factor bHLH53-like translates to MGSNVFVQLLVSMAMSFCSNWDSSQLAPTELTEDTFGFGFDIDEFSVSDCLVDPISQSDELFYSNSYTNILPCFGTEYCHLPCFETEHCHYPKRQKSYINQFDSNFTPNLYPNPVPDFILPEIQAPVTFNCEKKANGGSLSVQSMAARERRRKITEKTQELGKLIPGGSKMNIAEMFQAAFNYVKFLRAQVSILELIGSCQEMESMDTKELEILVTSPTMQERLCLEEKCLVPIQFVRSLVDDHDHELELQPLIQQNNG, encoded by the coding sequence ATGGGTTCTAATGTTTTTGTTCAGCTTTTGGTCTCCATGGCTATGAGCTTTTGCTCCAACTGGGATTCTTCACAGTTAGCACCAACAGAGCTAACAGAAGACACCTTCGGTTTCGGTTTCGACATTGATGAATTTTCAGTTTCTGATTGTTTGGTGGATCCAATTTCACAATCTGATGAGCTATTCTACTCAAATAGCTACACAAACATCCTCCCCTGCTTTGGAACAGAGTACTGTCACCTCCCCTGCTTTGAAACAGAGCATTGTCACTACCCGAAACGACAAAAGAGCTACATCAACCAATTTGATTCCAATTTCACACCAAATTTGTATCCTAATCCGGTCCCGGATTTCATATTACCTGAAATTCAAGCTCCAGTGACCTTCAATTGTGAGAAGAAAGCGAATGGTGGGAGCTTGTCGGTGCAAAGCATGGCTGCGAGGGAGAGGAGAAGGAAGATAACAGAGAAGACACAAGAGCTTGGGAAGTTGATTCCTGGAGGAAGCAAGATGAATATTGCAGAAATGTTTCAAGCTGCTTTCAATTACGTCAAGTTCTTGCGGGCTCAAGTCTCAATCCTCGAGCTCATAGGGTCATGCCAGGAAATGGAATCAATGGACACAAAGGAACTTGAAATTCTTGTAACATCTCCAACAATGCAAGAGAGGTTGTGCTTGGAGGAGAAGTGCTTGGTTCCAATCCAATTTGTTCGGAGTCTCGTcgatgatcatgatcatgagTTGGAGTTGCAGCCATTGATACAGCAAAACAATGGCTAA
- the LOC119993383 gene encoding zinc finger protein VAR3, chloroplastic: MGGATRILTLLSPSPLLLHRHRYHSLIRLRRLHNHQRLQSISSLSHLAPPPLSSSPDALVKTKSFKVRCSQQHQLHTQTVSSVHPASSAPSSTSPPWPEWSQFLDILSYNGYFTSPRDFDFTIDPNFPEEFSRVALACLAFARHRPSLLWMLSRKDIQVVVENVMPHLFKNGDESVRRMRLFLESNENDGLSADIAHTVDLMKFLLSYASNFLVSSEKNNLHDKQVESSVRNLLGEFAKLSYCAPQSNHSGLQNQFPERSEPTPRRFTQNIEMKRGDWICTRCSFLNFARNMKCLECEEARPKAKLTGGEWECPQCAFCNFGRNMVCLRCDCKRPGEVSFGSTNPRPTAGLGSESNNYNVDLDSRLAVNEEKAQRWFSKVSQVDSTSDMSSAVTDEDFPEIMPLRKGVNRFVVSTRKTPLERRLEDAQYRRNLGNEGIHEGDDLQTGGTNKNLDQTFGRRLDDILGRASSVSASDDKRFSSRQNTGPITSRNSDSSKYGQSTGSNSDYVPPAPSPVDRFVASPKNSKMEEGLEEETKPSKYVASQVDEQTGAVPWSTEYNESEKPINQTESNDQEAEKSDRWFKKLAELHNVKDIPSAVSDEDFPEKMPMRKGENRFVLSKNKDRSLTSPMIKRRMAMEQANNTNYVPFVPFPPGYFDKKDNQQTNGPSSGETTGASTISAAPEMPKERVDYSKPQVLDIDTSRQTASQQSSAESWISRPSGGKPNEVRTGDPYQRTSWNPTQNTVNPQNTASDSSSSGYPRNGDTSRTTLTGNSPQSSNTQNVRESWTGKSLEGSAVKEPDPLDMSEEAKAERWFRRVAQIKDISELSQIPDEDFPSIMPMRKGVNRFVVSKRKTPLERRLTSTQYRKNLPIISSDPLKKGSDDSS, translated from the exons ATGGGTGGCGCCACCCGTATTCTTACACTCCTCTCACCCTCCCCTCTCCTCCTCCACCGCCATCGCTACCATTCCCTTATCCGGCTCCGCCGCCTTCACAACCACCAACGACTGCAGTCAATATCTTCTCTATCTCACTTGGCTCCACCACCGCTCTCGTCCTCACCCGACGCCTTAGTCAAAACCAAATCTTTTAAAGTCAGATGCTCCCAGCAGCACCAACTCCACACTCAGACAGTCTCGTCAGTCCATCCAGCTTCCTCTGCTCCTTCTTCAACTTCTCCTCCTTGGCCGGAGTGGTCGCAATTCCTTGACATCCTTTCTTACAACGGTTACTTCACCAGTCCCCGGGATTTTGATTTCACGATCGACCCCAATTTCCCAGAGGAGTTCTCGCGGGTGGCCTTGGCGTGCTTGGCATTCGCCCGGCATCGACCGAGTTTATTATG GATGCTTTCGAGAAAAGATATCCAGGTTGTAGTTGAAAACGTGATGCCACATTTGTTCAAAAATGGCGATGAATCTGTGAGGAGGATGAGGTTGTTCTTGGAGAGCAATGAAAACGAT ggTTTGAGTGCTGATATAGCGCACACAGTTGATCTGATGAAGTTCTTATTGAGTTATGCAAgcaattttcttgtttcttctgaGAAGAACAATCTCCACGACAAGCAAGTTGAGTCATCTGTTAGGAATCTATTGGGTGAGTTTGCCAAATTGAGCTATTGTGCTCCACAGTCAAACCATTCAGGGCTGCAAAATCAGTTTCCAGAAAGATCTGAACCAACACCAAGGCGTTTCACACAAAATATTGAAATGAAAAGAGGTGATTGGATTTGCACAAG GTGTAGTTTCCTGAACTTTGCGAGAAATATGAAATGTTTGGAGTGTGAGGAGGCACGGCCAAAGGCAAAGTTGACTGGTGGAGAGTGGGAATGTCCTCA gTGTGCTTTCTGTAATTTTGGAAGGAACATGGTATGTTTGAGGTGTGACTGCAAACGGCCTGGAGAGGTCTCATTTGGTAGTACCAATCCTAGGCCAACAGCAGGTCTTGGCAGTGAGAGCAATAATTATAACGTAGATCTCGATAGCAGGTTGGCTGTGAATGAAGAGAAGGCACAACGGTGGTTTAGCAAGGTGTCTCAGGTTGACAGCACTTCAGACATGAGCAGTGCCGTAACAGATGAAGATTTTCCTGAAATTATGCCATTGAGGAAAGGGGTGAACAGATTTGTTGTCAGCACTAGGAAAACGCCCTTGGAGCGGCGATTAGAAGATGCTCAATATCGAAGAAACTTGGGTAATGAGGGCATTCATGAAGGTGATGATCTCCAAACTGGGGGTACAAATAAGAACCTGGACCAAACATTTGGCCGAAGGTTGGATGATATTCTTGGTCGTGCATCTTCTGTTTCTGCATCTGATGATAAGCGCTTCAGTTCTAGACAAAATACTGGCCCAATCACTTCACGTAATTCAGATTCATCCAAGTATGGACAGTCAACAGGAAGCAATTCTGATTATGTTCCACCTGCGCCATCACCCGTGGATAGGTTTGTCGCGAGTCCTAAGAATTCTAAGATGGAGGAGGGATTAGAGGAAGAAACAAAACCTTCCAAATATGTGGCTTCACAGGTAGATGAGCAGACTGGTGCTGTTCCTTGGAGCACCGAGTATAATGAGTCTGAGAAGCCGATTAACCAGACTGAAAGCAATGACCAAGAAGCTGAAAAATCTGATAGATGGTTCAAGAAACTTGCAGAACTGCACAATGTTAAAGATATTCCCAGTGCCGTTTCAGATGAGGATTTTCCTGAGAAAATGCCGATGCGCAAAGGGGAAAACCGCTTTGTCCTAAGCAAGAACAAAGATCGTTCTTTGACTTCTCCAATGATCAAGAGACGCATGGCCATGGAGCAAGCAAACAACACCAATTATGTCCCTTTTGTCCCCTTCCCGCCTGGCTACTTTGATAAGAAGGATAATCAGCAGACCAACGGGCCTTCATCGGGTGAAACCACCGGGGCCTCTACAATTTCTGCAGCTCCAGAAATGCCCAAAGAGAGAGTTGATTATTCTAAACCACAGGTGCTTGATATAGATACTTCACGACAGACTGCAAGTCAACAGTCCAGCGCAGAAAGCTGGATTTCAAGACCTTCAGGTGGGAAGCCAAATGAGGTCAGGACAGGGGATCCTTATCAGAGAACTAGCTGGAATCCAACCCAGAATACTGTAAATCCTCAGAATACAGCAAGTGATAGTTCGAGTAGTGGATATCCTAGAAATGGGGATACCAGTAGGACAACTTTGACAGGGAATTCACCTCAATCATCGAATACTCAGAATGTCAGAGAGAGCTGGACTGGAAAGAGCTTGGAGGGCTCAGCAGTTAAAGAACCGGATCCCTTGGATATGTCAGAGGAGGCGAAGGCAGAGAGATGGTTCCGGCGTGTTGCCCAGATCAAGGACATTTCTGAGTTGAGCCAAATTCCTGATGAAGATTTCCCATCAATAATGCCAATGCGGAAAGGTGTTAATAGATTTGTTGTAAGCAAGAGGAAGACACCATTGGAGAGGCGATTGACCTCTACACAATACAGGAAAAATCTCCCAATCATTAGCTCTGATCCATTAAAGAAGGGAAGTGATGATAGCTCGTAG
- the LOC119993603 gene encoding NADH--cytochrome b5 reductase 1, which produces MDLEFLQTVDTQILVGVAVAIGAIAVGAVFLLSSKKSKGCLDPENFKEFKLVKRTQLSHNVAKFMFALPTSTSVLGLPIGQHISCRGKDGQGEEVIKPYTPTTLDSDVGHFELVIKMYPQGRMSHHFREMRVGDYLSVKGPKGRFRYQPGQVRAFGMLAGGSGITPMFQVARAILENPKDKTNVHLIYANVTYEDILLKEELDGLAAKYPVRFRVYYVLNQPPEVWDGGVGFVSKEMIQTHCPAPASDIQILRCGPPPMNKAMAAHLEAIGYATEMQFQF; this is translated from the exons ATGGATTTGGAGTTCTTGCAAACAGTAGATACCCAGATTCTTGTGGGTGTAGCTGTGGCTATTGGGGCCATTGCTGTTGGTGCTGTCTTCCTGCTTTCGTCTAAGAAGTCCAAAG GCTGCTTAGATCCTGAAAATTTCAAGGAGTTTAAACTTGTCAAGCGCACACAGCTGAGCCATAATGTGGCAAAATTCATGTTTGCACTTCCCACATCTACATCAGTTTTGGGCCTTCCCATTGGACAACACATAAGTTGCAG GGGAAAGGACGGCCAGGGTGAAGAAGTTATTAAACCTTATACCCCAACTACCTTGGATTCTGATGTTGGACATTTTGAATTAGTTATTAAG ATGTACCCTCAAGGAAGAATGTCACACCATTTCCGTGAGATGCGTGTTGGTGATTATCTTTCGGTGAAGGGACCCAAG GGTCGTTTCAGGTATCAGCCTGGGCAAGTTAGAGCATTCGGGATGCTTGCAGGAGGATCTGGGATTACTCCAATGTTCCAG GTTGCCAGGGCCATATTGGAAAACCCAAAAGATAAGACAAATGTACACCTTATATATGCCAACGTTACCTACGAGGACATTCTTCTTAAG GAAGAATTGGATGGCCTTGCAGCCAAATACCCTGTTCGCTTTCGTGTGTACTATGTTCTGAATCAG CCTCCAGAAGTATGGGATGGTGGTGTTGGATTTGTGTCGAAAGAAATGATTCAAACACACTGCCCTGCACCGGCATCTGATATCCAG ATTTTGAGATGTGGCCCTCCTCCCATGAACAAGGCCATGGCTGCTCACCTAGAAGCTATTGGCTATGCAACTGAAATGCAGTTTCAGTTTTAA
- the LOC119992525 gene encoding probable arabinosyltransferase ARAD1 produces MGTPMAERNSSASSLVVISRKSFFCLFTFTSLLFIMSWFFVLRSSGRPQFIDHRLLPSSKQFFVTENDNTKTRVLDNSVGNRSILRDNKGEGGGEEEETPEKLVDVKCSAGNKQVLKVFMYDLHPEFHFELLDWKALGESVWPDIRTKIPDYPGGLNLQHSIEYWLTLDLLASELPGSTSAHSAIRVSNSSDADVIFVPFFSSLSYNRFSKVNPHQKKSRNNLLQEKLVKFLTAQPEWKRSGGRDHIVLAHHPNSMLKARMKLWPAMFILSDFGRYPPNIANVEKDVIAPYKHVIRSYLNDKSNFESRPTLLYFQGAIYRKDGGYARQELFYLLKDEKDVHFSFGSVQKGGINSASQGMHSSKFCLNIAGDTPSSNRLFDAIASHCVPVIISDDIELPYEDVLDYSQFCIFVRTSDAIKKNFLINLVRSIGKDEWTRMWKKLQEVENLFEFQYPSKEGDAVQMIWQAIARKVPSIKMKINKSRRYSPFIPHKDGDRGLSSVPTPNNFW; encoded by the exons ATGGGCACTCCAATGGCAGAGAGGAATTCCTCTGCCTCCTCCCTAGTGGTCATTTCTCGgaaatctttcttttgtttgtttacttTCACATCACTTCTGTTCATAATGtcttggttttttgttttgagatCTAGTGGTCGTCCTCAATTCATTGATCATAGGTTGTTACCCAGTTCCAAACAATTTTTTGTTACTGAAAATGACAACACCAAAACCCGGGTTCTTGACAATTCAGTAGGAAATCGATCAATTCTTAGAGACAATaaaggagaaggaggaggagaagaagaagagacgcCTGAGAAATTAGTGGATGTTAAGTGCAGTGCTGGCAATAAACAAGTCCTGAAGGTTTTCATGTATGATTTGCACCCTGAGTTTCATTTTGAACTCTTAGACTGGAAAGCCTTGGGAGAGAGTGTTTGGCCAGATATCCGAACCAAAATCCCGGATTACCCTGGTGGCTTGAACTTGCAACATAGTATAGAATATTGGCTTACACTGGATCTCCTTGCTTCAGAACTACCCGGTTCAACTAGTGCTCATAGTGCAATAAGAGTCAGCAATTCCAGTGACGCTGATGTTATATTTGTACCATTCTTTTCTTCATTGAGTTACAACCGGTTTTCCAAGGTGAATCCACATCAAAAGAAGAGCAGGAACAATTTGCTGCAAGAGAAGTTGGTGAAATTTTTGACAGCTCAACCAGAATGGAAGAGGTCAGGGGGACGTGACCATATAGTTTTGGCTCACCATCCAAATAGTATGTTAAAGGCGAGGATGAAGTTGTGGCCTGCAATGTTCATACTTTCAGACTTTGGAAGGTATCCTCCAAATATAGCAAACGTTGAGAAAGATGTCATAGCTCCTTACAAACATGTAATCAGAAGCTACCTTAACGACAAGTCTAATTTTGAGAGCAGACCTACTTTGCTTTACTTCCAAGGAGCCATATACAGAAAAGAT GGTGGCTATGCTCGGCAAGAGTTGTTTTATCTTCTAAAAGATGAAAAAGATGTGCATTTTTCATTTGGGAGTGTTCAAAAAGGTGGAATCAACAGTGCTAGCCAGGGAATGCACTCTTCCAAGTTCTGCCTCAACATAGCAGGTGATACTCCATCTTCTAATCGCCTCTTCGATGCCATTGCTAGCCACTGTGTTCCTGTCATCATCAGCGACGATATCGAGCTCCCTTACGAGGACGTCCTTGATTACTCACAATTCTGCATATTTGTCCGCACATCAGACGCCATCAAGAAGAACTTCCTCATAAACCTCGTCAGGAGTATAGGGAAAGACGAATGGACCAGAATGTGGAAGAAGTTGCAAGAAGTCGAAAACTTGTTCGAGTTTCAATATCCATCCAAGGAAGGTGATGCTGTCCAAATGATATGGCAGGCGATAGCTCGTAAGGTTCCCTCCATTAAAATGAAGATCAACAAGTCTCGGCGATACTCTCCTTTTATTCCCCATAAAGATGGAGATAGAGGTTTAAGCTCAGTACCAACACCTAATAATTTTTGGTGA
- the LOC119993761 gene encoding transcription factor MYB60-like produces MGRPPCCEKVGIKKGPWTPEEDIILVSYIQEHGPGNWRSVPTSTGLLRCSKSCRLRWTNYLRPGIKRGNFTPHEEGMIIHLQALLGNKWAAIASYLPQRTDNDIKNYWNTHLKKKLKKLQSALEPTTTPQFLASKSSFLERESFDYHHLTSNHGSSSSLSPPPPRPNQFSTYASSTENISRLLEGWMRSSPNKSIEHQNNATLSSQAMTSTSTATHLHCYKPKAEQECGDDHHMISSDDFESMLSFGNLTANNNSGWEKSSCDCETKGCLDDDFVKDHKIVMDMQQSESQSINTPLPPPPPPPPLSFLEKWLLDESGAQVEDMMELSPMF; encoded by the exons atgGGGAGACCTCCTTGCTGTGAAAAAGTTGGCATCAAGAAAGGTCCATGGACTCCTGAAGAGGACATCATCTTAGTCTCTTATATTCAAGAACATGGTCCTGGAAATTGGAGATCAGTGCCCACCAGCACTG GTTTGTTAAGGTGTAGCAAGAGTTGCAGGCTTAGATGGACAAATTACTTAAGACCAGGAATCAAGAGAGGGAATTTCACTCCTCATGAAGAAGGAATGATAATTCACTTGCAAGCTCTATTGGGTAACAA ATGGGCAGCAATAGCTTCTTATCTTCCACAAAGAACAGACAATGACATAAAGAACTATTGGAACACCCACTTGAAGAAGAAGCTAAAGAAGCTTCAATCAGCATTGGAGCCAACAACAACACCACAATTCTTAGCATCAAAGAGTAGTTTTCTTGAAAGAGAAAGCTTTGATTATCATCATCTCACTAGCAACCatggatcatcatcatcactctctcctcctcctccaaggCCTAACCAATTCTCCACATATGCTTCAAGCACTGAAAACATCTCAAGACTCCTTGAAGGTTGGATGAGATCATCACCAAATAAGTCTATAGAGCATCAAAACAATGCCACCTTATCATCACAAGCCATGACTAGTACTTCTACTGCCACCCATCTTCATTGCTATAAACCCAAAGCTGAGCAAGAATGTGGAGATGATCATCATATGATATCGAGCGACGATTTTGAATCGATGTTATCGTTTGGGAACTTGACTGCTAATAATAATTCAGGATGGGAGAAGTCTAGCTGTGATTGTGAGACAAAAGGGTGTCTagatgatgattttgtgaaGGATCATAAGATTGTGATGGATATGCAGCAAAGTGAAAGCCAAAGCATTAacactcctcttcctcctcctcctcctcctcctccattaTCATTTCTTGAGAAGTGGCTTTTGGATGAAAGTGGTGCTCAAGTTGAAGATATGATGGAGCTATCACCAATGTTTTGA